One genomic segment of Candidatus Margulisiibacteriota bacterium includes these proteins:
- a CDS encoding cyclic nucleotide-binding domain-containing protein, protein MGTSFFIMRTLYYMIMDKEIMALGIEKSFRADETIFEAGSEAEGFYYLLSGEVRIFKMDEAGMEVEIAR, encoded by the coding sequence ATGGGAACTAGTTTTTTTATCATGCGGACATTATACTATATGATCATGGACAAAGAAATCATGGCGCTGGGGATTGAAAAGAGCTTTCGCGCGGACGAGACGATCTTTGAAGCGGGGAGCGAGGCCGAGGGATTTTACTATCTTCTCTCCGGCGAAGTTAGAATTTTTAAGATGGACGAAGCGGGAATGGAAGTAGAGATCGCCCG